The stretch of DNA CGAGAACGCGTAGCCGAGCAGGAGGAGCAGGCCGAATCCGACCAGTACCTTGCCGAAGTTCTCGTGCGTGCGCCAGCCGACCAGGACGGCGACGACCGCGAGGACCACCAGGGTCAGGGCCGTCTGCACCAGGTCGGCGAGGGTGCGGCCGGTGAGGACCGCGCCGCGTGCCATGGGCAGCGAGCGGAACCGGTCGATGAGGCCCTTGTGCATGTCGTCGGCGATTCCCGCGCCGGCTCCAGCGGTGGCGAACGTGACGGTCTGCGCGAAGATGCCCGCCATCAGAAACTCGCGGTATCCGGAGGGGCTAAGGCCCGCACCCGGGACGTTGATCGAGCCGCCGAACACATAGCTGAACAGCACCACGAACATAATCGGCTGGATCAACCCAAAGATGAGCATCTCGGGGATCCGGGTCATGCGGATCAGATTGCGCTTGGCGACGACCATCGAGTCACGGACGGACTGGGTCAGGACGTTGCCGGACGGGGCGATCCGCGCGCTGTCGGTGGCAGCACTCACTTGACGGTCTCCTTCTTGTGCCGGCGGTCCTTGGCGTCGGCGCCCCGGGCGCCGCTCGTGCCGTTCTCGTCCCCGGCCTCGGCCACATGGCCGGTCAGGGACAGGAACACGTCGTCCAGGGTCGGGCGGCGCAGACCGATGTCGTCTATCTCGATGCCGCGGGTGTCCAGCTCGCGGATGATCTCGGCGAGGAGCTTCGCGCCGCCGGTGACGGGCGTGGTGATCTTGCGGGTGTGCTCCTCGACGGTGGTGTCGCCCTTGCCGAAGCCGCGCAGCACCTCCATGGCGGTGGGGATGTGCTCGCGCTGGTGGACCACGACCTCGACGCGCTCGCCGCCGGTGCGGGCCTTGAGCTGGTCGGAGGTGCCGCGCGCGATGACCCGGCCGTGGTCGACGACCGCTATCTCGTGCGCCAGATGGTCGGCCTCCTCCAGGTACTGCGTGGTGAGCAGCAGGGTGGTACCGCCGGAGACCAGCTGCTTGATGACCTCCCACAGCTGCTGGCGGTTGCGCGGGTCGAGGCCGGTCGTCGGCTCGTCCATGAACATCACCGGCGGGGAGACGACGAGCGCCGCCGCCAGGTCG from Streptomyces sp. 6-11-2 encodes:
- a CDS encoding ATP-binding cassette domain-containing protein; amino-acid sequence: MPGAIYAEGLVKTFGDVRALDGVDLDVPEGTVLGLLGPNGAGKTTTVRCLTTLLRPDSGKAVVAGLDVLKQPNEVRRSIGLSGQFAAVDEYLTGRENLEMVGRLYQMRAAAAKTRAGELLEQFNLADAADRPAKTYSGGMRRRLDLAAALVVSPPVMFMDEPTTGLDPRNRQQLWEVIKQLVSGGTTLLLTTQYLEEADHLAHEIAVVDHGRVIARGTSDQLKARTGGERVEVVVHQREHIPTAMEVLRGFGKGDTTVEEHTRKITTPVTGGAKLLAEIIRELDTRGIEIDDIGLRRPTLDDVFLSLTGHVAEAGDENGTSGARGADAKDRRHKKETVK
- a CDS encoding ABC transporter permease; this translates as MSAATDSARIAPSGNVLTQSVRDSMVVAKRNLIRMTRIPEMLIFGLIQPIMFVVLFSYVFGGSINVPGAGLSPSGYREFLMAGIFAQTVTFATAGAGAGIADDMHKGLIDRFRSLPMARGAVLTGRTLADLVQTALTLVVLAVVAVLVGWRTHENFGKVLVGFGLLLLLGYAFSWIGALIGLSVRTPEAATSGGLIWLFPLTFISNAFVPSENMPSFLQTIANWNPFSATVQACRQLFGNLPAGYPVPDAWPMQHPVWASLLWSVLIVVVFRTLAVRKYRRAAG